In Rattus norvegicus strain BN/NHsdMcwi chromosome 1, GRCr8, whole genome shotgun sequence, a genomic segment contains:
- the Pank1 gene encoding pantothenate kinase 1 isoform X4, translating into MILRPRNAGCGGGWTPGGRTGRIADLQLHKLDELDCLIQGLLYVDSVGFNGKPECYYFENPTNPELCQKKPYCLDNPYPMLLVNMGSGVSILAVYSKDNYKRVTGTSLGGGTFLGLCCLLTGCETFEEALDMAAKGDSTNVDKLVKDIYGGDYERFGLQGSAVASSFGNMMSKEKRESISKEDLARATLVTITNNIGSIARMCALNENIDRVVFVGNFLRINMVSMKLLAYAMDFWSKGQLKALFLEHEGYFGAVGALLELFKMTDTQ; encoded by the exons ATTGCGGACCTGCAGCTGCATAAGCTGGATGAACTGGACTGTTTGATTCAGGGCCTGCTTTACGTTGACTCGGTTGGCTTCAACGGCAAACCAGAATGCTACTATTTCGAAAACCCCACAAATCCCGAGTTGTGTCAAAAAAAGCCATACTGTTTGGATAACCCGTACCCTATGTTGCTGGTTAACATGGGCTCAGGTGTCAGCATTCTGGCTGTGTACTCCAAAGACAACTACAAAAGAGTGACGGGGACCAG TCTTGGAGGTGGGACATTCCTAGGCCTATGTTGCTTGCTGACTGGTTGTGAGACCTTTGAAGAAGCTCTGGACATGGCAGCTAAAGGCGACAGCACCAATGTTGATAAGCTGGTGAAGGACATTTACGGAGGAGACTATGAACGATTTGGCCTTCAAGGATCTGCCGTAGCATCAAG CTTTGGCAACATGATgagcaaagaaaagagagagtCCATCAGCAAAGAAGACCTCGCCCGAGCCACATTGGTCACCATCACCAACAACATTGGCTCCATTGCTCGGATGTGTGCACTGAATGAG aatatCGACAGAGTTGTATTTGTTGGGAACTTTCTCAGAATCAATATGGTCTCGATGAAGTTGCTGGCATACGCCATGGACTTTTGGTCTAAAGGACAGCTGAAAGCACTGTTTTTGGAACATGAG GGTTACTTCGGAGCTGTTGGGGCCCTTTTGGAACTGTTCAAAATGACTGACACGCAGTAG
- the Pank1 gene encoding pantothenate kinase 1 isoform X3, producing the protein MDIGGTLVKLVYFEPKDITAEEEQEEVENLKSIRKYLTSNTAYGKTGIRDVHLELKNLTMCGRKGNLHFIRFPTCAMHMFIQMGSEKNFSSLHTTLCATGGGAFKFEEDFRMIADLQLHKLDELDCLIQGLLYVDSVGFNGKPECYYFENPTNPELCQKKPYCLDNPYPMLLVNMGSGVSILAVYSKDNYKRVTGTSLGGGTFLGLCCLLTGCETFEEALDMAAKGDSTNVDKLVKDIYGGDYERFGLQGSAVASSFGNMMSKEKRESISKEDLARATLVTITNNIGSIARMCALNENIDRVVFVGNFLRINMVSMKLLAYAMDFWSKGQLKALFLEHEGYFGAVGALLELFKMTDTQ; encoded by the exons ATGGATATTGGTGGAACCCTGGTTAAGTTGGTTTACTTTGAACCGAAGGATATCACGGcagaagaagagcaggaagaagtgGAGAACCTGAAGAGCATCCGGAAGTATTTGACTTCTAACACTGCCTATGGCAAAACTGGGATCCGAGACGTCCATCTGGAACTGAAAAACCTCACCATGTGTGGGCGCAAAGGGAACCTGCACTTCATCCGCTTCCCCACCTGTGCCATGCACATGTTCATCCAGATGGGCAGCGAGAAGAACTTCTCCAGCCTTCACACCACCCTCTGTGCCACGGGAGGTGGGGCTTTCAAGTTTGAGGAGGACTTCAGAATG ATTGCGGACCTGCAGCTGCATAAGCTGGATGAACTGGACTGTTTGATTCAGGGCCTGCTTTACGTTGACTCGGTTGGCTTCAACGGCAAACCAGAATGCTACTATTTCGAAAACCCCACAAATCCCGAGTTGTGTCAAAAAAAGCCATACTGTTTGGATAACCCGTACCCTATGTTGCTGGTTAACATGGGCTCAGGTGTCAGCATTCTGGCTGTGTACTCCAAAGACAACTACAAAAGAGTGACGGGGACCAG TCTTGGAGGTGGGACATTCCTAGGCCTATGTTGCTTGCTGACTGGTTGTGAGACCTTTGAAGAAGCTCTGGACATGGCAGCTAAAGGCGACAGCACCAATGTTGATAAGCTGGTGAAGGACATTTACGGAGGAGACTATGAACGATTTGGCCTTCAAGGATCTGCCGTAGCATCAAG CTTTGGCAACATGATgagcaaagaaaagagagagtCCATCAGCAAAGAAGACCTCGCCCGAGCCACATTGGTCACCATCACCAACAACATTGGCTCCATTGCTCGGATGTGTGCACTGAATGAG aatatCGACAGAGTTGTATTTGTTGGGAACTTTCTCAGAATCAATATGGTCTCGATGAAGTTGCTGGCATACGCCATGGACTTTTGGTCTAAAGGACAGCTGAAAGCACTGTTTTTGGAACATGAG GGTTACTTCGGAGCTGTTGGGGCCCTTTTGGAACTGTTCAAAATGACTGACACGCAGTAG
- the Pank1 gene encoding pantothenate kinase 1 produces MKLINGRKQTFPWFGMDIGGTLVKLVYFEPKDITAEEEQEEVENLKSIRKYLTSNTAYGKTGIRDVHLELKNLTMCGRKGNLHFIRFPTCAMHMFIQMGSEKNFSSLHTTLCATGGGAFKFEEDFRMIADLQLHKLDELDCLIQGLLYVDSVGFNGKPECYYFENPTNPELCQKKPYCLDNPYPMLLVNMGSGVSILAVYSKDNYKRVTGTSLGGGTFLGLCCLLTGCETFEEALDMAAKGDSTNVDKLVKDIYGGDYERFGLQGSAVASSFGNMMSKEKRESISKEDLARATLVTITNNIGSIARMCALNENIDRVVFVGNFLRINMVSMKLLAYAMDFWSKGQLKALFLEHEGYFGAVGALLELFKMTDTQ; encoded by the exons CATTCCCGTGGTTTGGCATGGATATTGGTGGAACCCTGGTTAAGTTGGTTTACTTTGAACCGAAGGATATCACGGcagaagaagagcaggaagaagtgGAGAACCTGAAGAGCATCCGGAAGTATTTGACTTCTAACACTGCCTATGGCAAAACTGGGATCCGAGACGTCCATCTGGAACTGAAAAACCTCACCATGTGTGGGCGCAAAGGGAACCTGCACTTCATCCGCTTCCCCACCTGTGCCATGCACATGTTCATCCAGATGGGCAGCGAGAAGAACTTCTCCAGCCTTCACACCACCCTCTGTGCCACGGGAGGTGGGGCTTTCAAGTTTGAGGAGGACTTCAGAATG ATTGCGGACCTGCAGCTGCATAAGCTGGATGAACTGGACTGTTTGATTCAGGGCCTGCTTTACGTTGACTCGGTTGGCTTCAACGGCAAACCAGAATGCTACTATTTCGAAAACCCCACAAATCCCGAGTTGTGTCAAAAAAAGCCATACTGTTTGGATAACCCGTACCCTATGTTGCTGGTTAACATGGGCTCAGGTGTCAGCATTCTGGCTGTGTACTCCAAAGACAACTACAAAAGAGTGACGGGGACCAG TCTTGGAGGTGGGACATTCCTAGGCCTATGTTGCTTGCTGACTGGTTGTGAGACCTTTGAAGAAGCTCTGGACATGGCAGCTAAAGGCGACAGCACCAATGTTGATAAGCTGGTGAAGGACATTTACGGAGGAGACTATGAACGATTTGGCCTTCAAGGATCTGCCGTAGCATCAAG CTTTGGCAACATGATgagcaaagaaaagagagagtCCATCAGCAAAGAAGACCTCGCCCGAGCCACATTGGTCACCATCACCAACAACATTGGCTCCATTGCTCGGATGTGTGCACTGAATGAG aatatCGACAGAGTTGTATTTGTTGGGAACTTTCTCAGAATCAATATGGTCTCGATGAAGTTGCTGGCATACGCCATGGACTTTTGGTCTAAAGGACAGCTGAAAGCACTGTTTTTGGAACATGAG GGTTACTTCGGAGCTGTTGGGGCCCTTTTGGAACTGTTCAAAATGACTGACACGCAGTAG